AAAAAATCTAAACTGTTATTTCCCCtaatattgtattaacagttatcattttgatgaatagtatttagattgttttcattttatgatCATTGTATACGTGAGACTTGTGTGAGAACTACTGTaacccgctgtgtaaaaatgttttcaatcccagctatcagttacaaGACCGTGATTAAAacaatataaggttggatttggtgacttacacacccaactcagaaataataaaaacataagatgaagaaatgtactttcatgcctccaaaacactctttgttcaatatcttaaccaaaacacatcaaaacttttcacaggagatcttctgacagtaagagaaaaagaccaaaagcacagattgctcggccTTGTATAAATATGTCAAGTAGCCATGTAACAATTAACCCCGCGTTAGattgtgccccgctcacccctactAATTCTAATCTTAGTATTGACCATTAGGACAGATAGTATCCAAATTGAGACACAGTGCCACGGTAAACAGCCTTGTGAGGAAAAACACAAGCACATATGAGTAAATCTTTAGTTAATGTAGAAATGGCCTCTATAGAAAGCTCTTTACGATGGCAGTCACACAACATACATTTACCCCCTATTGCCATGAAATCAATGCTGCGTCCATTACCAGAAAAGGCTAATGACACTTCAATGAGTCAGAGAGATGAGAAAACTGAATAATGTATAGATGTTATTTCATCAATGACAAAGAAAACGTGCGGGGTGCGATGGGCCCAGCAGCTTACAGATAATGCAGTCTAAAAATGATAAAGACAGAAATTGACTATATCTTGGACGTCGGTGTCATTTTAGGTAGGCTATAAGAATCTTTTTAGATATGTGAATCTGATTGAAGGAACACACTGACATCTAGTGGCCTAAGCTTGTTAGTGCATGAAAAGTATACAATAAAAACCGTACCCGACCTCTCTTATCTGAAAATACCGCCCACGTGACAAAATACTGTTGGcctagtatactttagtatttactatagtaaactgtactAAAATTCCTAGAAACTATTGTGTTTTTCAACTTTTCATAATAAATATTTCAGTATTACTACGCTGTTTATTGAGTCACACTAGTTATCTCTACAGAATATTATACTATACATTAACAAAGTTTACAATACTagaatatattatattatatttttattaaatatctcCTTTATGCATCTTAAGATTTTGTCTCTGATGTAAATATTATAAAGCTATGGCTTCAATCAGAGtacccatacagcaaaaaaaatatatatgttaaatatatattttaatttcttcacttgctgtttttaaatctcatttaaaaacatatatttgtATAGTGCAGCATATAATGCAGTATGAGAGTTACCTGTTAGGAGTTCTTTTTAAGTGTGTATTACTgatcattattgtttttattgaatattttattgtaatttttattttattgtgtttttatttgtattctttttatGCTATTtagttttctgtttattttatactgtatgtacagcactttgtccacctgtgtttttttttatttgatttatgtaAAAAGTAATGCTCAATTGAATATATGtttgaatttggaaatatatttagttttaacctttatatatcgacatatatttcaaaaggtatttcaagggcaagcaaatagcctacattttaactcccatatggcaaaaaaattattctttgtcaaaatatatttaaaatatatgctaaatacaagttaattttataaagtatatttttgaagttgaaaatatattaaattttaacctttttaaaactgttatttttACAGGTCGTAATATAGGCCTAGTAAAATATGTTTCAAAATATACCTacaaaaaaatggccaaaaaatatctggtgagaaatatatttttgtagcctaaaaatatttcaaaatatataatttttttatattgtacCGTATGGGTACTATGGGTGTTTTTCAAACAAGTCAGCTATAAAATAAACCAGATCATAAGATTTATGTTGCATCAATGCTTCTGCAAGATTAACAGCAAACACAATCCATCACAAGGACGTTTACTCCGTGTTATCAACATTAATCTACCTACCTTAAACCGTTTAACTTTGAGAGTAAAATCCATTGTCGCTGAAAAATATCACAAAATCAGTGTAAAATTACAATGAAAATGAATTTTGACTAATTTTACCTTACGTTTGCCTAAATATATTCATGATATGAGTATGCCACCTATTTCGCTGTCAATCCACCTCAGCTGCTGTGTGACACGCGGCTTCCGTTAATCAAGCACGAGCAAAACTCAAGTTTTGAAGAGAATGTACTGCGAATGCAGTTAGGCTATTTGTAAAATGGTcaccttaaaatatttaaaccgCATACACGTAAGTTAAGACAAAATGCTGGATCGTCGAGTAGACGCGCGCATGCGTCGCTAAACcaataggcttgtttgacttcaaGTTGCGCCCAAGAAGTGACggggatgacgtcaaagtaccgcgagagcgaatcaGAAATCATAGGGAGAAGCCAAATGTCAAAAcgatctcgcggtactttgacgtcatccgcttATCTCCTTCTAAAGTCGAACATACCTAATATCTGTACGTGCCTGAAAGAAAGCTGTGTCCAAAAGTCTCTAAATGGGTCTTTAGTCAAAATCTGTCAGCACGCGTAGATTCATTACTTCAGCCTGTTTAGTTTATGATGAGAATCTGAATTTAACACCGAGTATAAATCAGCATTCATGTGAAACACTGGCATATTGTGATGCTTCAGATCAAACTCACAGCAATAAATGACACCCCTGATGATATACTACAAGTGTTGGGTcttaaaggatagttcaccgtgcccccaaaatgttttaatcaccTCTTCTTTAGGCCAAACACGTGAGCCTTATATAAAATTTCCTGGTTCTTAATTTAGCTTTATAATgacattggatagtgccccatttttagaGCTCTAAAAAAGCACATCAACCCATCAAAAAACTAATCTATTTAGTTAAGTAATGTCTTCTGAGGTGAACTTATGGTTTTGattatatttcaaactttacaaATTATGCCTGTACACATAAGAGTTGAAGTTAGATTGGAGGTTGACCTCTGACCCCAAAACATTGCGTCGCCTCAAAAGTCAGTCTGTGAATGTGACTGTCCAATTGTAGAACATTAAACAGatgttatttttacaatttattaaatattacatattaaaatatacaaccAGATAAAGTAAATAAACTTTGTCAACCTCTATTATTGGTTAATAAATTGCATTATCATATGTACATATTTACACACAGTATACACAGTCGTGAGTCTGACATTTGACTGAAGGAGTTTGTATAAATGCTTAAAATTTGTTTGACTGGTACTGTATTATTGCATATTCAATTTTTTTGGTTTAGTGTATGTAGGTGACCAGAATGTAGTATTTGAGAGTTCCTCTGACAGTTTAACACATGAAACTGTCTATAAATGATCATACAGCCGGCAGCTCCAACTTGCTCATCACGATCACCATGATTCCAGCCACCAGTCCAATAAAGCCGACAATAATCCCGACTACGAGCACTGCGGTTTCCACCTCCGGAGGATCTTCTGGAGTGTTCACTTCTGTTTGGAGACATTCAAATGTTTGtaaaaagaaacatttacaaCCATTTTATAGTGTAAAATCATTTTAttcaatacaattttttttgtgaaacagaaagtttCTTCAGGAGTTAAAGGTTTtttattagtgatgcaccgatgtatcggccaccgatatttatcggacgatttttgatgaatttgaaaccatcggcatatcggcaatagcacgagaaaggccaatacggattgtttattaattaactggataaagaaatccattatatgtaaaaaatgagttaatgttgttaataaaataaatgctgaatagcaaaaaacacctttgaaggttgtcaggCTGTCTTAATATATTTGTTTCAGCTTAGTTTGTGCCTctattattatgttggtcatttgaatgttaattagatccaatccatgttcactaaaaataatgtgatgcagaaataaactagctaatagaccaactgtatagtattgtatacaagtgtttaatatcggtatcggcatcggtatcggccagaagttgtctgttttaatcgttatcggtatcggcccaaaaaaatcctatcggtgcatccctatttttTATGGAACAATTCAGCCAAAATTGGTTCTTCTTTAGCATCGTGTAGCACCTTAATTTTTAGGTGTAAACTACAGTCAGCAACTGTACAAATATATTActacagctttaaaaaaaaaaattaaattttgagATGGTTATGACTGAATTTGCTCatgaattaatttatttaaatgctGTAATATTAAACCTTACTGATACCTGCTAAACTATATTTTGTAGAGTTTTGTggtaaatagaaaaaaaatgttacaaGAAATAACAGGAAAGTTATTTTTTACTGTAATTGTATTGAGATAAATTTCTGGAAAAAGGACTATCCAATTACTGTAAGTTTTACAGTAGAAAAAAactgtactgtaatatattattgGAAAAGGGTCATACAATTACTGTATTTATAGTAAACaatacataaacaaatacaTTCACAGCAAGTTAAGTGGTGCTGTAAATAGTAATACAGTATTTTTACTACTGCCAGTGAGttactgtaatttttttaaagtgtatggcAGGAAATTCCTTTCCATTTTCTAATAGTATTTTCAAAGAACTGAAAGTTTTTCCAGAAACGACTCACCCCAGAATCTGGTGATTCCTTGTTCCAGACTCCTGTGTCTCACCGTACAGGTGTAGATGTCTCCTTGCTCAGGGCTGAAGTCCAGGTAGGAGAAAATGCGAAAACTGTAGTCCGGATTAGAGTAATACTGCGTCTCATAGACGTCCAGTTCGCTCACAGCTTCTCCGTTTCTAGTCCATGAGATATTTACAGGTGGTGGATGAAAGCTGGTTGCGAAACAGACGAGTGTGTTTTGAACTCCAATCCTCACATCATTCTTAGTGTACAACAGCGAGGTTGGAGGAACTGTGGTCACAACAAAGGTCACATTTATGTTAACTTATACACATTTACATCTCAAGTGAACTTATTATAAGGAGAAATGACCTGTGGCTGGTCGCATAAACATATTAAGAACGAGTCTGACTAAACGCCTTAAAGTTCCAATGTACCGTGGAAGTatggctgtcacaatgattaaataatcgtctcattgcaattgtttgacctcatcgcaatgatttcagattaccgcaatgattgcacatctctttaaaaaacacaagggggagctgcagcgcctgtataaacgagacAGTATCAGATGGTGCTCCTTAAATGACAGTGTCACATGATACATTGCAAAGCCAAATTAATCGAGTggaaaaaactgtatttaaagAAATGTTGCAAAACTTTGATTAGCAGAATGAACTGCCagataaaacatacatttccaaaacagcaattccaaatttagggaagtgaaggatgctattcttaaggatctgtagggaattgatttattttgtagccactacagacatgtggtccagtactaatatgaccttagtAGGATTGGCTACAATTTAAGGCctagtttgttttattttcagttatttttcagacactttattgtgtttatttcttatgaagaattttcagtttttaaaaagatatattaattaaataattactttaaaatatgtgctatttattaatatttactgccaggtaaaccttgcaaaatatttaatttaaataatcacaacaatgtgtgaaaattatttcaagaacaaaccaaaaatattatgatattaaatgtccaagcaataaaa
Above is a window of Paramisgurnus dabryanus chromosome 13, PD_genome_1.1, whole genome shotgun sequence DNA encoding:
- the LOC135789204 gene encoding H-2 class II histocompatibility antigen, I-E alpha chain isoform X2, translated to MMDAAYELEFDGEELWHVDPVDYRARRRLPEFSADWPLDRDLPSLAHYSIGTCFYNVPRCMKGENYPAESTVPPTSLLYTKNDVRIGVQNTLVCFATSFHPPPVNISWTRNGEAVSELDVYETQYYSNPDYSFRIFSYLDFSPEQGDIYTCTVRHRSLEQGITRFWEVNTPEDPPEVETAVLVVGIIVGFIGLVAGIMVIVMSKLELPAV
- the LOC135789204 gene encoding H-2 class II histocompatibility antigen, A-U alpha chain isoform X1; amino-acid sequence: MLHRLFLFCALIAIWCFSGAQETKHLFRQLTYCHTVMMDAAYELEFDGEELWHVDPVDYRARRRLPEFSADWPLDRDLPSLAHYSIGTCFYNVPRCMKGENYPAESTVPPTSLLYTKNDVRIGVQNTLVCFATSFHPPPVNISWTRNGEAVSELDVYETQYYSNPDYSFRIFSYLDFSPEQGDIYTCTVRHRSLEQGITRFWEVNTPEDPPEVETAVLVVGIIVGFIGLVAGIMVIVMSKLELPAV